A stretch of the Gracilinanus agilis isolate LMUSP501 chromosome 4, AgileGrace, whole genome shotgun sequence genome encodes the following:
- the ABHD16A gene encoding phosphatidylserine lipase ABHD16A, with product MAKLLSCVLGPRLYRVYRERDPGRAQASVPGTPAAITTSPAGSWESYYQPRALEKHADSILAMASVLWSISYYTSPLAFFYLYRKGYLCMSKVVPFSHYAGTLLLLLAGVACLRGIGRWTNPHYIQFITILEETHRNNSLENKRQLAVYNFDFKSWPVDFHWEDPSSRKDSQHGLSRRGVSLLRTEPLHRGTADNFLNRVKKLPCQIASFFVAHTLGRRMLYPGSVYLLQKALMPMLMQGQARLVEEFNGRRAKLVACDGNEIDTMFIDRRSTPEPPGQKLVICCEGNAGFYEVGCLSTPLEAGYSVLGWNHPGFAGSTGVPFPQNEANAMDVVIQFAIHRLNFQPQNIVLYAWSIGGFTATWAAMSYPEISAVILDASFDDLVPLALKVMPDSWRTLVTRTVRQHLNLNNAEQLCRYQGPVLLIRRTKDEIITTSVPSDIMSNRGNNLLLKLLQHRYPRIMGEESLRVVRQWLEASSQLEEASVYSRWEVDDDWCVSVLRSYQAEHGSDFPWSVGEDLGTDERRQLALFLARKHLHNFEATHCTPLPPHEFQMPWKL from the exons ATGGCGAAGCTACTGAGCTGCGTCTTAGGTCCCCGGCTCTACCGGGTCTATCGGGAGAGGGACCCAGGAAGGGCCCAGGCTAGCGTTCCCGGAACGCCAGctgccatcaccacctccccagCTGGCTCCTGG GAGTCCTATTATCAGCCCCGGGCTCTGGAGAAACATGCTGACAGCATCCTGGCTATG GCCTCAGTCCTCTGGTCCATCTCTTATTATACCTCTCCTCTGGCTTTCTTCTACTTGTACAGGAAAG gtTACTTATGTATGTCAAAGGTGGTGCCGTTTTCTCACTATGCTGGGACATTGCTACTCCTACTAGCAGGTGTGGCCTGTCTTCGAG GCATTGGCCGTTGGACCAACCCCCACTATATCCAGTTCATTACCATTTTAGAAGAGACTCACAGGAATAACTCCTTAGAGAATAAG AGGCAACTGGCTGTTTACAATTTTGATTTTAAGAGCTGGCCTGTTGACTTCCATTGGGAAGACCCCAGTAGCAG GAAGGATTCTCAGCATGGTCTCTCTCGCAGAGGTGTATCTCTGCTTCGAACTGAACCACTACATCGGGGGACAGCTGATAATTTCCTTAACCGGGTTAAGAAACTTCCCTGTCAGATTGCCAG tttttttgTTGCACATACTCTGGGGCGAAGGATGCTGTACCCTGGTTCTGTGTACTTGCTCCAGAAGGCCCTCATGCCCATGCTTATGCAGGGCCAGGCTCGGCTCGTAGAAGAG TTTAATGGTCGCCGAGCCAAACTGGTGGCCTGTGATGGTAATGAGATTGACACTATGTTTATTGACCGGAGAAGCACACCAGAACCTCCAGGACAGAAGTTG GTGATCTGCTGCGAGGGGAATGCTGGATTCTATGAGGTTGGCTGCCTCTCCACTCCTCTGGAAG CGGGATATTCAGTCCTGGGTTGGAATCATCCTGGCTTTGCTGGCAGCACG GGGGTTCCATTCCCTCAAAATGAAGCCAATGCCATGGATGTGGTGATCCAGTTTGCTATCCACCGCCTCAACTTCCAGCCACAGAACATCGTGCTCTATGCCTGGTCCATTGGGGGTTTTACTG CCACATGGGCTGCCATGTCCTACCCAGAGATTAGTGCCGTGATACTAGATGCTTCCTTTGATGACCTGGTACCTTTGGCCCTAAAAGTCATGCCTGACAGCTGGA GGACCCTTGTGACTCGAACAGTGAGACAGCACCTGAATCTAAATAATGCTGAGCAGTTATGCAG GTACCAGGGGCCAGTGCTACTGATCCGGCGAACCAAGGATGAGATCATCACCACTTC GGTTCCTAGCGATATCATGTCCAACCGTGGCAATAACCTGCTGCTGAAGCTTCTCCAGCACCG GTACCCCAGGATAATGGGGGAGGAAAGTCTTCGAGTGGTGAGGCAGTGGTTGGAGGCTTCCTCCCAGCTAGAAGAAG CCTCTGTATATAGCCGCTGGGAAGTGGATGATGATTGGTGTGTGTCTGTTCTCCGATCCTACCAGGCAGAACATGGAAGTGACTTCCCCTGGAGTGTGG GTGAGGACCTTGGTACAGATGAGCGGCGGCAGTTAGCCTTATTTTTG GCTCGGAAACACTTACACAACTTTGAGGCCACCCACTGTACCCCACTTCCTCCCCATGAGTTCCAGATGCCTTGGAAGCTCTAG